From the Streptomyces nigrescens genome, one window contains:
- a CDS encoding non-ribosomal peptide synthetase, with protein MTQAQSPAAAEQTDATVPPGDGPGGAGRGERGPRSVREEVLCRLFAQVLGVPTVGVTDNFFALGGHSLRAAQLLSRIRSVLGVELGVRELFGSPTVAELADLLADGAAARPAVTARARPAVVPLSFAQQRLWFLDRLEQSPTYNAPFAFRVRGPVDVDALQSAVNDVVGRHEALRTVFPVRDDEPFQEILAPEHATVKVAVVPCAAEELASLFHDAAFAPFDLAVELPLCASLFTTAPDEHVLLLTLHHIASDGWSEAPLLRDLSAAYRARLTDSAPVWEALAVQYADYTLWQRELLAEVGGQQAEFWAEALQDLPQELALPTDRPRPPQPTHSGGLIRFELPADLHGRLESLAREQGATLFMVLQAGLAALLTRLGAGTDIPLGTATAGRTDQALDDIVGFFVNTLVLRTDTSGNPSFGELLARTREGDLAAFAHQDLPFEQLVERLNPDRSTARHPLFQTMLVLQNNAEGTLDLPGTTITPQPLDTAPSKFDLGWSFTEERDADERPLGMSGILQFATDLFDRSTADTLIRLLIRVLDAAVDAPDTAIGSLEIFASRAEQRALLDRTAEHRLPARRASEPDGAAGAAAAGATSGNGPDGAERGERGPRSAREEVLCQLFAQVLGVPTVGVTDNFFALGGHSLLATRLLSRIRSVLGVELGVREFFGSPTAAGLADLLADGAAARPAVTARARPAVVPLSFAQQRLWFLDRLEQSPTYNAPFAFRVRGPVDVDALQSAVNDVVGRHEALRTVFPAHDGEPRQQLLAPEEAAVEVTVVPCSADEISARFHAAAFTPFDLAEELPLRVTLFTVAPDDHLLLLTLHHIASDGWSLVPLLRDLSMAYRARLTDSAPVWEALAVQYADYTLWQRELLADVGKEQAAFWAGTLRDLPQELALPTDRPRPPRPTHSGGLVHFQLPADLHGRLESLAREQGATLFMVLQAGLAALLTRLGAGTDIPLGTATAGRTDQALDDIVGFFVNTLVLRTDTSGNPSFGELLARTREGDLAAFAHQDLPFEQLVERLNPDRSTARHPLFQTMLVLQNNAEGTLDLPGTTITPQPLDTAPTKVDLDFTFTERHGAAGSPDGVDGLLHYSADLFEHATAEALTQRLLRLLTTAGAAPDTPIGAMELLSPQERVRILSGWNDTALPLPDDRPVHEIFEEQVRNNPDATAVVDADGTLTFRELNARANRLAWLLISQGIRPEQRVATLLPRAGEHIVALLAALKAGCCYVPMDPEYPEDRIALMLADAAPSFLLTDTENVARLRPGADPSLEVLVLDDPVVLQSLSRYAPVDPHPADRPVPLRPDHLAYVIYTSGSTGRPKGVAVEHRNLSNLFHAHFVVFASQVAAAGDHRIRALVTGPLTFDSSWEPVLWLIGGHELHLVHDEVRRDPEAMVEYIGAAGIDYMEISPTYCRQLMTAGMLSAGQPSQPRIVELGGEAVDQALWSELRATSGTEGFNTYGPTECTVYVSHGAAAEHERPVIGRPIGNNRMYVLDVGLRPLPAGVVGELYLAGAGTARGYLGRPGLTAQRFVACPFGEPGERMYRTGDLARWSADGVLEYIGRTDDQVKVRGFRIEPGEVESVLAGHDAVRQVTVIVREDQPGERKLVAYVVPTEQGRADARELRRLATASLPRHMVPSSFVFLDALPLTSRGKLDRRMLPAPGERTAEHRRGPRTVREELLCGLFAEVLGVPEVGIDDDFFALGGHSMLATRLIARARSVLGAELGIRTLFDTPTVAGLADRLSQDTPDDSLAVLLPLRSVRRAATPSRTRGATPPEPLFCVHPAAGTSWVYSGLLRHLAPDQPVYGLQAHGLTEPDAAPESMTEMVEAYLAQIRSVQPDGPFSLLGWSFGGVVAHEMAVRLQEAGQKVNSLVLMDSYPSSATVDGHDKGRAKKSGSGTDGDDAQDAEDLRQALFDSLGHQADSTAGPLALLGEQGLAAMVRVFARNSRLQDGFVPRSFRGDVLFFEATEGWLPGMQRPQAWRPHVAGRLAVTPVRGAHGELTRPEQLAQIGPVLANWCAGRRK; from the coding sequence ATGACGCAAGCGCAAAGCCCCGCGGCCGCGGAGCAGACCGACGCCACAGTCCCGCCCGGGGACGGCCCCGGCGGTGCCGGGAGGGGCGAGCGGGGTCCGCGGTCGGTGCGGGAGGAGGTGTTGTGCCGGCTGTTCGCCCAGGTGCTGGGTGTGCCGACGGTGGGGGTGACGGACAACTTCTTCGCCCTGGGCGGCCATTCGCTCAGGGCCGCCCAGCTCCTGAGCCGGATCCGTTCGGTGCTGGGCGTCGAGCTGGGCGTCCGCGAACTGTTCGGTTCGCCGACCGTGGCGGAGCTGGCGGATCTGCTGGCCGACGGTGCCGCGGCCCGGCCGGCGGTGACGGCGCGGGCGCGGCCTGCGGTGGTGCCGCTGTCGTTCGCGCAGCAGCGGCTGTGGTTCCTGGACCGTCTGGAGCAGAGTCCGACCTATAACGCGCCGTTCGCCTTCCGGGTGCGGGGCCCGGTGGATGTGGACGCCCTCCAGTCCGCCGTCAACGATGTGGTCGGGCGCCATGAGGCGCTGCGCACAGTCTTCCCCGTCCGCGACGACGAGCCTTTCCAGGAGATCCTGGCACCCGAGCATGCGACGGTGAAGGTGGCGGTGGTGCCGTGTGCCGCCGAGGAGCTGGCCTCCCTCTTCCATGACGCGGCGTTCGCCCCCTTCGACCTGGCGGTCGAACTGCCCTTGTGCGCCTCGCTGTTCACGACCGCTCCCGACGAGCACGTACTGCTCTTGACGTTGCATCACATCGCCAGCGACGGCTGGTCGGAAGCTCCGTTGCTGCGCGATCTGTCGGCCGCTTATCGCGCCCGCCTCACCGACAGTGCTCCTGTGTGGGAGGCGCTGGCGGTCCAGTACGCGGATTACACGCTGTGGCAGCGTGAGCTTCTGGCGGAGGTGGGTGGGCAGCAGGCGGAATTCTGGGCCGAGGCGCTCCAGGATCTTCCGCAGGAGCTGGCGCTCCCCACCGACCGGCCGCGGCCCCCGCAGCCCACCCACTCCGGCGGCCTCATACGCTTCGAACTGCCCGCCGACCTGCATGGGCGTCTTGAGTCGCTGGCGCGTGAGCAGGGTGCGACGCTGTTCATGGTGCTTCAGGCGGGGCTGGCGGCGCTGTTGACGCGGCTGGGGGCCGGTACGGACATCCCGTTGGGTACCGCGACGGCGGGCCGAACCGATCAGGCGTTGGACGACATCGTCGGGTTCTTCGTCAATACGCTGGTGCTGCGGACGGACACCTCGGGCAATCCGTCGTTCGGTGAGCTGCTCGCCCGGACACGGGAAGGCGATCTGGCGGCGTTCGCGCACCAGGATCTGCCCTTCGAGCAGCTGGTGGAGAGGCTGAATCCGGACCGGAGCACGGCCCGCCACCCCCTCTTCCAGACCATGCTCGTCCTCCAGAACAACGCCGAAGGCACCCTTGACCTCCCCGGCACCACTATCACCCCCCAACCCCTCGACACCGCCCCCTCCAAATTCGACCTCGGCTGGAGCTTCACGGAGGAGCGGGACGCCGACGAACGCCCCCTGGGCATGTCCGGCATCCTCCAGTTCGCCACCGATCTGTTCGACCGCAGCACCGCGGACACGCTGATCCGCCTCCTCATCCGCGTTCTCGACGCCGCAGTGGACGCACCGGACACTGCCATCGGTTCGCTGGAGATCTTCGCGTCGCGGGCAGAGCAGCGGGCATTGCTGGACCGGACGGCCGAACATCGTCTCCCCGCCCGCCGCGCGTCCGAGCCTGACGGTGCCGCGGGTGCCGCAGCTGCCGGTGCGACGTCCGGGAACGGCCCCGACGGTGCCGAGAGGGGGGAGCGGGGGCCGCGGTCGGCGCGGGAGGAGGTGCTGTGTCAGCTGTTCGCCCAGGTGCTGGGTGTGCCGACGGTGGGCGTGACGGACAACTTCTTCGCCCTGGGCGGCCACTCGCTGCTGGCCACTCGACTGCTGAGCCGGATCCGTTCGGTGCTGGGTGTGGAGCTGGGCGTCAGGGAGTTCTTCGGGTCCCCGACGGCCGCAGGGCTGGCGGATCTGCTGGCCGATGGTGCCGCGGCCCGGCCGGCGGTGACGGCGCGGGCGCGGCCTGCGGTGGTGCCGCTGTCGTTCGCGCAGCAGCGGCTGTGGTTCCTGGACCGTCTGGAGCAGAGTCCGACCTATAACGCGCCGTTCGCCTTCCGGGTGCGGGGCCCGGTGGATGTGGACGCCCTCCAGTCCGCCGTCAACGATGTGGTCGGGCGCCATGAGGCGCTGCGCACAGTCTTCCCCGCCCACGACGGCGAACCGCGCCAGCAGCTGCTCGCCCCCGAAGAGGCCGCCGTCGAGGTCACCGTGGTGCCGTGCTCCGCCGACGAGATCTCCGCCCGCTTCCACGCCGCGGCCTTCACGCCCTTCGACCTCGCCGAGGAACTGCCCCTACGGGTCACGCTGTTCACCGTCGCCCCCGACGACCACCTACTCCTGCTGACCCTGCATCACATCGCCAGCGACGGCTGGTCGTTGGTGCCCCTGCTGCGCGATCTGTCCATGGCCTATCGCGCCCGCCTCACCGACAGTGCTCCTGTGTGGGAGGCGCTGGCGGTCCAGTACGCGGATTACACGCTGTGGCAGCGTGAGCTTCTGGCGGACGTGGGCAAGGAGCAGGCCGCATTCTGGGCCGGGACGCTGAGGGACCTTCCGCAGGAACTCGCTCTCCCCACCGACCGGCCGCGTCCGCCCCGGCCCACCCACTCCGGCGGCCTCGTCCACTTTCAGTTGCCCGCCGACCTGCATGGGCGTCTTGAGTCGCTGGCGCGTGAGCAGGGTGCGACGCTGTTCATGGTGCTTCAGGCGGGGCTGGCGGCGCTGTTGACGCGGCTGGGGGCCGGTACGGACATCCCGTTGGGTACCGCGACGGCGGGCCGAACCGATCAGGCGTTGGACGACATCGTCGGGTTCTTCGTCAATACGCTGGTGCTGCGGACGGACACCTCGGGCAATCCGTCGTTCGGTGAGCTGCTCGCCCGGACACGGGAAGGCGATCTGGCGGCGTTCGCGCACCAGGATCTGCCCTTCGAGCAGCTGGTGGAGAGGCTGAATCCGGACCGGAGCACGGCCCGCCACCCCCTCTTCCAGACCATGCTCGTCCTCCAGAACAACGCCGAAGGCACCCTTGACCTCCCCGGCACCACCATCACCCCCCAACCCCTCGACACCGCCCCCACCAAAGTCGACCTCGACTTCACCTTCACCGAACGGCACGGGGCCGCCGGCAGCCCCGACGGCGTCGACGGCCTGCTGCACTACTCGGCCGACCTGTTCGAACATGCCACCGCCGAGGCCCTGACCCAGCGGCTGCTGCGCCTCCTCACCACCGCCGGCGCCGCCCCGGACACTCCCATCGGAGCGATGGAGCTGCTCTCCCCACAGGAGCGCGTCCGGATCCTCTCCGGGTGGAACGACACCGCCCTTCCGCTGCCGGACGACCGGCCGGTGCACGAGATCTTCGAGGAGCAGGTACGGAACAACCCCGATGCCACGGCGGTGGTCGACGCCGACGGCACCCTGACCTTCCGCGAGCTGAACGCCCGCGCGAACCGACTGGCGTGGCTGTTGATCAGCCAGGGCATCCGGCCGGAACAGCGCGTGGCCACCTTGCTCCCACGGGCCGGCGAGCACATCGTCGCGCTGCTGGCCGCACTCAAAGCGGGCTGCTGCTACGTGCCCATGGACCCGGAGTACCCCGAGGACCGGATCGCCCTGATGCTGGCGGACGCCGCGCCGTCCTTCCTGCTGACCGACACGGAGAACGTGGCCCGGCTCCGGCCGGGGGCCGATCCCTCGCTTGAGGTGCTGGTTCTCGACGACCCTGTCGTACTTCAGTCCCTCAGCCGGTACGCGCCGGTCGACCCGCACCCTGCGGACCGGCCCGTACCGCTGCGCCCGGACCACCTTGCCTACGTCATCTACACCTCGGGTTCGACGGGCCGGCCGAAGGGGGTGGCCGTGGAGCACCGCAATCTCAGCAACCTGTTCCACGCCCACTTCGTGGTGTTCGCGTCACAGGTGGCGGCCGCCGGGGACCACCGGATCCGTGCCCTGGTGACCGGGCCGCTGACCTTCGATTCCTCCTGGGAACCCGTCCTGTGGCTGATAGGCGGCCATGAACTGCACCTCGTGCACGACGAGGTCCGCCGCGACCCGGAGGCGATGGTCGAGTACATCGGCGCCGCGGGCATCGACTACATGGAGATCTCGCCGACGTACTGCCGGCAGCTGATGACGGCGGGCATGCTGTCCGCAGGGCAGCCCTCGCAACCGCGCATCGTCGAGCTCGGCGGCGAGGCCGTCGACCAGGCGCTGTGGAGCGAACTCCGCGCCACTTCCGGGACCGAGGGCTTCAACACCTACGGCCCGACGGAGTGCACCGTGTACGTCTCGCACGGCGCGGCGGCGGAACACGAGCGGCCGGTGATCGGCCGGCCGATCGGCAACAACCGCATGTACGTGCTCGACGTGGGCCTGCGGCCTCTGCCCGCCGGGGTGGTCGGCGAGCTGTATCTGGCCGGAGCGGGGACGGCCCGCGGCTACCTGGGCCGGCCGGGGCTGACGGCACAGCGGTTCGTGGCCTGCCCGTTCGGAGAGCCGGGGGAGCGCATGTACCGGACCGGGGACCTGGCGCGCTGGAGCGCCGACGGTGTCCTGGAATACATCGGCCGCACCGACGACCAGGTGAAGGTCCGCGGCTTCCGGATCGAACCCGGCGAGGTGGAGTCGGTGCTCGCCGGACACGACGCGGTCCGCCAGGTGACCGTGATCGTCCGCGAGGACCAGCCGGGGGAGCGCAAGCTGGTCGCCTATGTGGTTCCCACGGAGCAGGGCCGGGCGGACGCCAGGGAGCTGCGCCGCCTCGCCACGGCGTCGCTGCCCCGCCACATGGTGCCGTCGTCCTTCGTGTTCCTGGACGCCCTGCCGCTGACCTCACGCGGAAAGCTCGACCGGCGGATGCTGCCGGCACCGGGGGAGAGGACGGCGGAGCACCGCCGAGGCCCGCGAACGGTACGCGAGGAGCTGTTGTGCGGCCTGTTCGCCGAGGTCCTCGGGGTGCCCGAAGTGGGCATCGACGACGACTTCTTCGCCCTGGGCGGCCACTCGATGCTCGCCACCCGCCTGATCGCCAGGGCGCGTTCGGTGCTCGGCGCCGAGCTGGGCATCAGGACCCTGTTCGATACCCCCACCGTCGCCGGACTCGCCGACCGGCTCTCGCAGGACACGCCCGACGACTCCCTCGCGGTCCTGCTCCCGCTGCGCTCCGTACGCCGGGCGGCCACGCCGTCCCGCACACGGGGCGCCACACCCCCCGAGCCGCTCTTCTGCGTCCACCCGGCGGCCGGAACCAGCTGGGTGTACTCCGGGCTGCTCCGCCACCTGGCACCCGACCAGCCCGTGTACGGCCTCCAGGCACACGGGCTCACCGAGCCCGATGCGGCTCCGGAAAGCATGACGGAGATGGTGGAGGCCTACCTCGCGCAGATCAGGTCGGTACAGCCGGACGGCCCCTTCTCGCTCCTCGGCTGGTCCTTCGGCGGGGTGGTAGCCCACGAGATGGCGGTACGGCTCCAGGAGGCCGGGCAGAAGGTCAACTCGCTCGTATTGATGGACAGTTACCCGTCGAGCGCGACCGTCGACGGCCACGACAAGGGAAGGGCGAAGAAGAGCGGATCAGGGACGGACGGGGACGACGCACAGGACGCGGAAGATTTGCGGCAGGCCCTGTTCGACTCCCTCGGGCACCAGGCGGACTCCACGGCCGGCCCGCTCGCCCTGCTCGGGGAACAGGGCCTGGCGGCCATGGTCCGGGTGTTCGCGCGCAACAGCCGCCTCCAGGACGGATTCGTTCCGCGCTCGTTCCGGGGTGATGTGCTGTTCTTCGAGGCCACCGAGGGCTGGCTTCCGGGCATGCAGCGCCCGCAGGCCTGGCGGCCCCACGTGGCGGGCCGGCTCGCCGTCACACCCGTACGTGGCGCGCACGGCGAGCTGACCCGCCCCGAGCAGCTCGCGCAGATCGGCCCGGTGCTGGCCAACTGGTGTGCCGGGCGCAGGAAGTGA
- a CDS encoding MbtH family protein, with product MTHTHPFEDVDGTYLVLVNQYHQHSLWPSHLAPPQGWTVTRGADGYQACLDHIEEHWRDLSPQPATGN from the coding sequence GTGACGCACACGCACCCCTTCGAAGACGTCGACGGCACCTATCTCGTCCTGGTCAACCAGTACCACCAGCACTCCCTCTGGCCGTCGCACCTTGCACCTCCCCAGGGCTGGACGGTCACCCGGGGCGCCGACGGATATCAGGCCTGCCTCGACCACATCGAGGAGCACTGGCGCGACCTGTCGCCGCAGCCCGCCACCGGCAACTGA
- a CDS encoding thioesterase II family protein, with protein sequence MAGPQDTTVIPIKPPDRHTVRTLLCLGFCGGGTGPYHSWSDSLPAEVALSAICYPGREGRFLEPYAADWEELAADATTAVLSAVDGPYVLFGHSMGGWMAFDVAARIEDAAGPAPEALVVSSCNAPDRGLTPRDMFPARQDTDAELLDWMRTNGLMPEHVLADPGLQEMAVELMRADIRVRDTFRCRPGATVGVPVQMLSATDDDVIEPDAGNQWRRLARGAYRHDVLPGGHFYTPEIWRQLPAYIAPLTAPASPAAV encoded by the coding sequence ATGGCCGGACCTCAGGACACCACCGTCATCCCGATCAAACCACCGGACCGCCACACCGTCCGCACGCTCCTCTGCCTGGGCTTCTGCGGCGGCGGCACCGGGCCTTACCATTCCTGGAGCGACAGCCTGCCCGCCGAGGTGGCCCTCTCCGCCATCTGCTACCCCGGCCGGGAGGGGCGCTTCCTGGAGCCGTACGCGGCCGACTGGGAGGAACTCGCCGCGGATGCCACCACCGCCGTGCTCTCCGCGGTCGACGGGCCGTACGTCCTGTTCGGCCACAGCATGGGCGGATGGATGGCCTTCGACGTCGCAGCCCGGATCGAGGATGCGGCCGGCCCGGCACCGGAGGCGCTGGTCGTCTCCTCGTGCAACGCACCCGACCGCGGACTGACTCCACGGGACATGTTCCCCGCGCGCCAGGACACCGACGCCGAGCTGCTGGACTGGATGCGCACCAACGGCCTGATGCCCGAACACGTCCTGGCGGACCCGGGACTCCAGGAGATGGCCGTGGAGCTCATGCGTGCGGACATCCGGGTCCGTGACACCTTCCGCTGCCGGCCGGGGGCCACGGTAGGCGTCCCGGTCCAGATGCTCTCCGCGACGGACGACGACGTCATCGAGCCGGACGCCGGAAACCAGTGGCGCCGGCTCGCGCGCGGTGCGTACCGCCACGATGTGCTGCCCGGCGGGCACTTCTACACCCCGGAGATCTGGCGGCAGCTGCCGGCCTACATCGCACCGCTCACCGCACCGGCATCACCCGCCGCAGTCTGA
- a CDS encoding non-ribosomal peptide synthetase: MTEILEDPRHTAPDHTVDLLTRFQQAVAAAPDRIAVSHHGALTFAELDRHTARLAGVLAGHGAAPGRRIGISLPRGTDLVVALLAVWRTGAAYVPLDPAYPQERLHAMVRDAGIDVVLTGGSDGPVWPEGVRTLPVAPPPEAPEHTPAPPVPVSAQTPAYVIYTSGSTGVPKGVESTRGAVAALVAGLEEAGLYDQRHRVVAWNASVSFDASVQQWARVCRGDTVVVLGEAERTDPALLRAVLDEHGVHDLDLTPSHWPLLRDDLLVRSTEGRPLRLFMGGEPVPEGTWRELAAAHDARRLEAVNLYGPTECTVDVTAAWIEDSAPHIGRPLPGVRCHVLDTALRPVPFGEEGELYLAGRQLAVGYVNRPALTATRFVADPFAADGTRMYRTGDLVRRRPDNSLEYRGRSDRQVKLRGYRVELGDIEAALTTHPGVAAAVVTLHSGTAAGEQLAAYYVAATGAVGDTPATGTPTPGTLRAHLAAVLPQFMLPTTYLALDAIPLTVNGKVDLAALPAPEPASAAPESAPEGEAETLIAAVWSEVLGREHIRADDDFFAMGGHSLIALRVVARLKKQLGVAMSAREVYRHPRLRDLARHVESLRTGR, encoded by the coding sequence ATGACCGAGATCCTCGAAGACCCCCGCCACACCGCACCGGACCACACCGTCGATCTGCTGACCCGCTTCCAGCAGGCCGTCGCGGCGGCCCCGGACCGGATCGCGGTCAGCCATCACGGTGCGCTCACCTTCGCCGAACTCGACCGGCACACCGCCCGGTTGGCGGGAGTGCTGGCCGGCCACGGCGCCGCGCCCGGCCGGCGGATCGGGATCAGCCTGCCCCGGGGTACCGACCTCGTCGTCGCGCTGCTCGCCGTCTGGCGGACCGGCGCCGCTTACGTACCGCTCGACCCCGCATATCCGCAGGAACGCCTGCACGCGATGGTGCGCGACGCGGGCATCGACGTGGTGCTGACCGGCGGAAGCGACGGCCCGGTGTGGCCGGAAGGTGTCCGCACCCTTCCGGTCGCACCCCCTCCGGAGGCCCCGGAGCACACTCCGGCACCGCCCGTACCGGTCTCCGCTCAGACCCCGGCGTACGTCATCTACACCTCCGGCTCCACGGGCGTACCGAAGGGCGTCGAATCCACCCGGGGCGCGGTGGCGGCACTGGTCGCCGGGCTGGAAGAGGCGGGTCTCTACGACCAGCGGCACCGGGTCGTCGCCTGGAACGCCAGCGTCTCCTTCGACGCCTCGGTCCAGCAGTGGGCACGGGTGTGCCGGGGCGACACCGTGGTCGTCCTGGGGGAGGCGGAGCGCACCGACCCGGCCCTGCTGCGGGCAGTCCTGGACGAGCACGGGGTGCACGACCTCGACCTGACCCCGTCGCACTGGCCCCTGCTCCGCGACGACCTGCTCGTACGCTCCACCGAGGGGCGACCGCTCCGGCTGTTCATGGGCGGCGAGCCGGTACCGGAGGGCACCTGGCGGGAGCTGGCGGCCGCACACGACGCCCGGCGTCTCGAAGCGGTCAATCTCTACGGCCCCACCGAGTGCACGGTGGACGTCACCGCTGCCTGGATCGAGGACTCCGCTCCGCACATCGGACGTCCTCTGCCGGGAGTAAGGTGCCACGTCCTCGACACCGCGCTGCGGCCGGTGCCGTTCGGCGAGGAGGGCGAGCTCTACCTCGCCGGACGGCAGCTGGCCGTCGGCTATGTGAACCGGCCCGCGCTCACCGCCACGCGGTTCGTCGCTGACCCGTTCGCCGCCGACGGCACGCGGATGTACCGCACCGGAGACCTGGTGCGCCGGCGCCCCGACAACTCACTGGAATACCGCGGACGCAGCGACCGTCAGGTCAAACTCCGCGGATACCGCGTGGAGTTGGGCGACATCGAGGCCGCACTGACCACCCATCCGGGCGTGGCGGCCGCCGTGGTCACCCTGCACAGCGGCACGGCCGCGGGCGAACAGCTCGCCGCGTACTACGTCGCGGCGACTGGTGCCGTGGGCGACACGCCTGCCACCGGCACACCCACTCCCGGGACGCTCCGCGCGCATCTGGCCGCCGTCCTGCCGCAGTTCATGCTCCCGACCACCTACCTCGCACTCGACGCGATACCGCTGACCGTGAACGGCAAGGTCGACCTCGCCGCCCTGCCCGCGCCCGAACCGGCCTCGGCGGCCCCGGAGAGCGCTCCGGAGGGCGAGGCCGAGACGCTGATCGCGGCCGTATGGTCCGAGGTCCTCGGCCGTGAGCACATCAGGGCCGACGACGACTTCTTCGCCATGGGCGGCCATTCGCTGATCGCCCTGCGTGTCGTGGCCCGGCTGAAGAAGCAGCTGGGGGTCGCCATGTCGGCCCGCGAGGTCTACCGCCATCCGCGGCTCAGGGACCTGGCGCGGCACGTCGAGAGCCTGCGCACCGGCCGCTGA
- a CDS encoding TauD/TfdA family dioxygenase: MAHVPRFADAAEAAEWLGSVHAELRTALHRHGAVYLRGLPVRDVEDFATVRDVLVPRRTPYREKATPRSSYGNDVYSSTDLPPNQPIRMHNENSYTLTFPGLLLFSCLTAPEEGGATPVADCREVLRRIPTPLVERMRSAGWLLTRNYSDHISLDWRTAFAADTREGAEKYCADNLISCEWDASGGLRTRQLRPGIIRHPQTGEEVWFNHMAFWNSWSLDEEIREALLDEFGPDGLPFETGLGDGVPLSRDELDAINAAYEGATVRETWQPGDVLLVDNVLATHGRDPFRGDRRIVVAMGEPVDLAGCRPTVPPAPGEERAA, encoded by the coding sequence ATGGCACACGTCCCCCGCTTCGCCGACGCCGCCGAAGCAGCCGAGTGGCTCGGTTCGGTCCACGCGGAGCTGCGCACGGCACTGCACCGGCACGGTGCGGTCTACCTGCGGGGCCTCCCGGTCCGTGACGTCGAGGACTTCGCGACGGTACGCGACGTACTGGTGCCCCGCCGCACTCCCTACCGCGAGAAGGCCACCCCCCGCAGCAGCTACGGAAACGACGTCTACTCCTCCACCGACCTCCCGCCCAACCAGCCGATCCGTATGCACAACGAGAACAGCTACACCCTGACCTTCCCCGGTCTGCTGCTGTTCTCCTGCCTGACGGCGCCGGAGGAGGGCGGAGCGACACCGGTCGCCGACTGCCGCGAAGTGCTCCGCCGGATACCCACTCCGCTCGTCGAGCGGATGCGCTCGGCCGGCTGGTTGCTGACCCGCAACTACTCCGATCACATCTCCCTGGACTGGCGCACCGCGTTCGCCGCCGACACCCGGGAGGGGGCCGAGAAGTACTGCGCGGACAACCTCATCTCCTGCGAATGGGACGCCTCGGGCGGACTGCGTACCCGGCAACTGCGGCCCGGGATCATCCGGCATCCGCAGACGGGGGAGGAGGTCTGGTTCAACCACATGGCGTTCTGGAACTCCTGGTCGCTGGACGAGGAGATCCGAGAGGCGCTGCTTGACGAATTCGGGCCGGACGGCCTGCCCTTCGAGACCGGCCTCGGCGACGGCGTGCCGCTGAGCCGCGACGAACTCGACGCCATCAACGCCGCCTACGAGGGCGCGACGGTGCGCGAGACCTGGCAGCCGGGCGATGTGCTGCTCGTCGACAACGTGCTGGCCACCCATGGCCGCGACCCCTTCCGCGGCGACCGTCGCATCGTCGTCGCGATGGGCGAACCCGTCGACCTCGCGGGCTGTCGGCCCACCGTGCCGCCCGCCCCGGGAGAGGAGCGGGCGGCATGA